In one window of Candidatus Scalindua sp. DNA:
- a CDS encoding DUF1566 domain-containing protein: MTDEKETDNLEIEKIKDRGRVIKISITVLFVCFIIACTSKILEKRQLDKRLFLNEADHKVQQESNRVKQEAVNSGTAVVQPQAEPVPLPDKAELYLTYQEAQKFLDGYKPRNYIDNKFEGKLMNGAEVVIDQATGLMWQQSGSDEKMKYKQTKRYLNNLNREQFAGYSDWRLPTLNESASLLESTKMHGDLYINPVFNKKQSLVWTSDLINSWLGWVTHFSGGSCSISNFEDALYVRAVR, encoded by the coding sequence ATGACTGATGAAAAGGAAACGGACAATCTGGAAATTGAGAAGATTAAAGATAGGGGAAGGGTTATTAAGATTTCAATAACGGTTTTATTTGTATGCTTTATTATTGCGTGCACAAGTAAAATATTAGAAAAAAGGCAACTCGATAAACGGCTATTTCTGAATGAGGCTGATCACAAAGTTCAGCAGGAAAGTAACAGAGTGAAACAGGAGGCAGTAAATTCAGGAACGGCGGTTGTCCAGCCTCAAGCTGAGCCAGTCCCATTACCAGATAAAGCGGAGTTATATTTGACATACCAGGAGGCTCAGAAGTTTCTTGATGGATATAAGCCTCGTAACTACATTGATAATAAATTTGAAGGCAAATTAATGAATGGTGCTGAAGTGGTCATTGATCAAGCTACAGGTTTAATGTGGCAGCAATCAGGATCTGACGAGAAGATGAAGTATAAGCAGACAAAGAGGTATTTAAATAATTTAAACCGTGAACAATTTGCTGGTTATAGTGACTGGCGTTTGCCGACTCTGAATGAATCAGCGTCCTTACTGGAAAGCACTAAAATGCATGGTGACTTATATATAAATCCAGTATTCAACAAAAAGCAGTCATTGGTCTGGACTTCAGATCTGATAAACTCCTGGCTTGGCTGGGTTACCCATTTCAGTGGTGGTAGTTGCAGTATCAGCAACTTTGAAGACGCTCTCTATGTCCGGGCAGTTCGTTGA
- a CDS encoding MTH1187 family thiamine-binding protein — MLVNFSIVPIGKGSSLSTQIAEVLKIVDESGLNYKLHAMGTLLEGEWDKIFKLIEKCHKSLLGNSDRVLTSITIDDRKGQINRITGKVESVERKLCKKLKKI, encoded by the coding sequence ATGCTGGTTAATTTCAGTATTGTACCAATTGGTAAAGGAAGCAGTCTAAGTACCCAGATAGCCGAAGTTTTAAAGATTGTAGATGAAAGCGGTCTGAACTATAAACTTCATGCAATGGGTACTCTTTTAGAAGGTGAATGGGACAAGATATTTAAACTCATTGAAAAATGTCACAAAAGCTTATTGGGAAACTCAGACCGCGTATTAACGTCAATAACCATAGATGACCGTAAAGGCCAAATAAACAGGATCACTGGCAAGGTTGAATCTGTAGAAAGAAAATTATGCAAAAAATTAAAGAAAATATAA